In Rhizobium sp. WSM4643, the following are encoded in one genomic region:
- a CDS encoding enoyl-CoA hydratase/isomerase family protein, translating into MQGEVIIERRGTAGVIRLNRPRALNSLTLPMIRTITAALHDFADDPEVVNVVATGEGERGFCAGGDIRALHESARAGDGLAGTFWREEFRLNHLIASYPKPYVALMDGITMGGGVGLSSHGRHRIVTERTRLAMPETGIGYVPDVGATWLLPRAPGEAGTWLGLTGLDIGAADAIHAGLADLQIASSRLGEVVDALSGLPRASSSGDVDAVLQALSEPQGESRLKQNATTIDRAFRFDSVEEILAALAEEEGDFAAETRRVLLTRSPTSLKLALLLLRAGRRSTSLAECLGRELGACLQMLDNPDFFEGIRAAVIDKDRNPQWSPASVEAVESARVEEFLKPAEPPLSL; encoded by the coding sequence ACCCTGCCGATGATCCGCACGATCACTGCCGCCCTTCATGATTTTGCCGATGATCCCGAGGTGGTAAACGTCGTGGCGACGGGAGAGGGCGAACGCGGCTTCTGTGCCGGCGGCGATATCCGCGCCTTGCATGAGAGCGCCCGCGCCGGCGATGGCCTTGCAGGTACCTTCTGGCGCGAGGAGTTCCGCCTCAACCATCTGATCGCCTCCTACCCCAAACCCTATGTCGCGCTGATGGATGGCATCACCATGGGCGGCGGCGTCGGCCTGTCCTCGCACGGCCGCCACCGCATCGTCACCGAGCGCACGCGGCTGGCCATGCCCGAAACCGGCATCGGCTATGTCCCGGATGTCGGTGCCACCTGGCTGCTGCCCCGTGCGCCGGGCGAGGCCGGAACATGGCTGGGCCTGACAGGGCTCGATATTGGTGCGGCCGATGCGATCCACGCTGGGCTTGCTGACCTTCAGATCGCCTCGTCGCGGCTAGGCGAGGTGGTCGACGCTCTCTCCGGCCTGCCGCGCGCCAGCTCATCCGGCGATGTCGATGCCGTGCTGCAGGCGCTTTCTGAGCCTCAGGGAGAAAGCCGGCTCAAGCAGAACGCGACGACGATCGATCGCGCATTTCGTTTCGACAGCGTCGAGGAGATCCTGGCAGCACTCGCCGAGGAGGAGGGCGACTTCGCCGCCGAGACGCGCCGGGTGCTGCTGACGCGTTCACCGACCAGCCTGAAGCTCGCTTTGCTGCTGCTGAGAGCCGGCCGCCGCAGTACCTCGCTTGCAGAATGCCTCGGCCGTGAGCTCGGCGCCTGTCTGCAGATGCTCGATAATCCGGATTTCTTCGAGGGCATCCGCGCCGCCGTCATCGACAAGGACCGCAACCCGCAATGGTCGCCGGCGTCAGTCGAGGCTGTGGAGTCAGCAAGGGTCGAGGAATTCCTGAAACCGGCCGAGCCGCCGCTTTCACTCTGA